The nucleotide sequence TAGAGTTGGCAAAGGATGAACTCGAGCAGCGAGGTTATTCTGTGTTGGGCGGCTACATGTCTCCGGTGAATGATGCATATAAGAAGAAGGTACATATTTGGCCTCGCAGAAAGCATACGGAACTGTATAGTTTGTGTTTATGTTCTCTTAATTGAGTTCAGATTTAAAAGTTGTTTAGGACCTCTTACCGGCTGCTCATCGAATTCGCTTTTGTGAACTTGCGTGCAAAAGCTCATCTTTTGTGATGGTTGATCCGTGGGAGGTAACTTGATTTTACATGCTCTCAGTCAATAAGTTTTTTTGGGTTATGCTATGAATAGTATGAATTTTGTCTGTCTTGACAGGCAATGCAGAAAGGTTATCAGCGCACTTTGACCGTTCTTTCGAGAGTCCGAAACTCACTGTGCAAGGATGGTGTAGCTGACCAAGGTATGTATATGAGGATTTTTTTTGGTGCTCCAACATAACATGTAAAGTTTTTATGCTGTTGTCTGTTGGATCCCACGGGTGTAGTTTACACTTCAATGGTGATATTTCCTTTTATATCAGCTACTAATTAATTCTTTCAGGTAGCCTGAAGGTAATGCTTTTATGTGGTTCTGACTTGCTCGAGTCATTCAGCACTCCAGGTGTTTGGATCCTAGACCAGGTAGAAATCTTGAACTTTGCTAATAATAAACTTTTGCACCCTTTTTGCAAACTTATGGCATGGTCTTTAGTTGCATTTTGATTTTCCTTGATCAACTTACTTTGATGACACCTACTTTTGCTTCCAGGTCAGAACCATATGCAAGGACTTCGGTGTCATATGTATACGCCGAGAAGGAAAAGATGTTGGGAAGTTGATAGCCAACAGTGATATATTGCAAGAATGCAGGGTACAAACTTGTTGTCAGATGGTTTCAATTGAAGCAGAATAAGTTTCTTTACTGATGTTCGCTGTGTATGATCATTTCTGAACTCCTTTCCAGGATAACATTATTTTGGTCGATGAGATTGTGCCAAATCAGATCAGTTCATCCAGAGTAAGGTATAATTCTTACAGGCATCTGTTTGTTGATAGCTTTATGCTGTTCATGTGCATGATCGCTTCTTGAACAATGATGTGCTTCTATGTATGACTGAATTTCAGAGACTGCATAAGAAGATGTCTATCGATAAAGTATCTTACTAGTGATGAAGTAATTGAATACATTAGAGAACACAAGCTGTTTATGGAAACTGAGGGCGTTGATACAACATTGTAAAAATATTGTTGTTTGGAGGTAATTTTACATGCTGTCTTTATCTTTGAGCATATACCATATTTGTAAGCCATCCACGCAATGTGACTGAGCATTGGAATATGTG is from Miscanthus floridulus cultivar M001 chromosome 7, ASM1932011v1, whole genome shotgun sequence and encodes:
- the LOC136467972 gene encoding nicotinamide/nicotinic acid mononucleotide adenylyltransferase-like isoform X2, with translation MEEVGVDVPLPREKLSSQPDSGTDGGSRGGVVLVATGSFNPPTYMHLRMFELAKDELEQRGYSVLGGYMSPVNDAYKKDLLPAAHRIRFCELACKSSSFVMVDPWEAMQKGYQRTLTVLSRVRNSLCKDGVADQGSLKVMLLCGSDLLESFSTPGVWILDQVRTICKDFGVICIRREGKDVGKLIANSDILQECRDNIILVDEIVPNQISSSRVRDCIRRCLSIKYLTSDEVIEYIREHKLFMETEGVDTTL
- the LOC136467972 gene encoding nicotinamide/nicotinic acid mononucleotide adenylyltransferase-like isoform X1; protein product: MEEVGVDVPLPREKLSSQPDSGTDGGSRGGVVLVATGSFNPPTYMHLRMFELAKDELEQRGYSVLGGYMSPVNDAYKKKDLLPAAHRIRFCELACKSSSFVMVDPWEAMQKGYQRTLTVLSRVRNSLCKDGVADQGSLKVMLLCGSDLLESFSTPGVWILDQVRTICKDFGVICIRREGKDVGKLIANSDILQECRDNIILVDEIVPNQISSSRVRDCIRRCLSIKYLTSDEVIEYIREHKLFMETEGVDTTL